CTCATAATTTAACTCCTCTAAATAATTATTTCTCGTAGTGAAAATTATTGTCCAACTACTTTGAATTAAACTAAAGAGAAACTCTTTAAAGGGCTCCCTATTTTCAAGTTCTAATAGCTTTTCGGCAGAATCAATTACAATAACTTTTGTTTTTTCACCTTTATGAGCTTCTATAAATTCCTTTAAATCAAACTCTTTAAATAATTCGTTTATATTATTCGTTTTAAATTCGTTAGCTTTAAAAACATAAAAAGGCACCTTTTCTTTTATTTCTCCATAAAGGTCTTTAATAATCGCGGTTTTACCAACCCCACCAACTCCGCTTAAGATTAGAATTTGCTTTTGATCAAGTCCTTTTCTAATTCTTTGTAAAACTTCATCTCTGTCAATTTTTATTTTTTGGTTATTAAAGTCTATTTCTGTCTGAATTTGGAATAGGATAGATTCTGTATGTTTTTGTTTTTCATCAATAAAAGCAACTATACTTTTGTCCAGGCTAAAAAAGTGTTGTGCTATGGTTTTATTATTTATTGCCACAAAAGAAGATTCAAAAAAGCTTGCAGTTCTCCATTCTATGTTAACTCTCAAATCTTCTGCCTTTTTCTCTACCTCTATTTTGGCTTGAGGATCATTTTGACTTCTTCCTTGTCCCCATTCTTGATTAGTATAAAAAATGACTTTTGTAAGATTAGGATAATCCCTTTTAATCTTTGTTATAGTTTCAATTAAATCATCTTTATGGTCTGATAATGTGGTTTCATAGAATTTTGCCTGCCAACCAATGACTTCATCGTCTTTAGTAATGGGATTGGTTTCAATGCCTGACTGGTTTTTATAACGAAAAATACCAAAAGGTTTATTAAATTCTTGACAGAATAGTAAATAACATAACCATTCAAAGTTACTTTGGGGGTTCTCACTAAATTTTGCTTTAAATTTATTCCAGTCTGGTTTAATGATATACATAGCTTACTCCTTTCGTTTTCATAGCGATAGCTAAGAAAACATATTATTCCTTTGCCTTAAGAAAAAAAGGTTTTCAAACTTTGTGATTATTTTTACAAGTGATGTTCTTATATTTTTTTGCTATAAGCCATCCGCTTAGCCCGATATCTTTTTTGTGCACTCAAGGGTTACCCAAAATTAGCAAATTCCCAAAGTGCCCCAAACCCTCAATCCATCAGCCTTTCACCCTCTCCAGCCTCACAACCGTCGCTGTATGCCTTGAGCGCATGAAAAACAATTCCATCTACAATCACATCATAATCAACCACAAAAATACCAAAAGATCATAACTTGCCTTTAGCTTTTATACGCGCATCTGCAGGCTTGTCCGCATCTTTGGGAATTGCCCATGCCCAGCCTAACCGAACCGCTCCCTCAACTCGTCCTTGCTCACATAGAAGCTGAACTCTGCGCTGGGATATCCCCCATTTTTCTGCTGCTTCTTTTGCCGTAATATATTCCATTCCTTATACCTCGCAGAAATATTTTCCATATATAGTATATACGAAGAAACGAATGAAAACAATGAATTGTTGTGACATACTTCTATGAAGGAACTATTTGAGCAAAGAATATACATGAATAAAACATCCGCTATTCTGCTTTTCACAGTTTGACGGTTGTCTCTTCTCGGTAATGTTATTTTGTAGCCAGCGCCTGCTCCATTTCAAAACCTGATTTGAATCTTATGAGAATCTTATCCTTTGACATGACCTTGATGCTTTGTATAAGCTGTCTGACAAGCTGGTTATCAAATCTTGATAATTTGCAGTCTGCGGTGTTCAGAAACTTTTTCATATCCTCGACTCTTTGTTGAAAGCTGCCGCCAGCTCAAGCGCCTCGGCAGAGCCGCCCTCTGGTATAAAGTAACTCAGGGTTTTGCCGCCTTTAAACTCTGCCTTGCCGGTGTTATAGCCAAAGTCCTCATCCGCCCATTTGTAGTCAAAACGGATATCGGGAAACATAGAGGACAGCTTTTTCATTAGATCGCTAACGCTGCTCCATGCGGTTAAGAATTTTACCGTGCTGCCATCAAAATTCTCCACGGTATGTTCGTCATAGCCATAGCTGTTCCATTTGGTTCCCCAATTTTTCAAGCTCCAGTCGTACCAGCAGTTTTCAGCGCCGTACTTTTCTATTTCCTCCCTGCCAAGATTGCCCCTGTAGATATGTTCCGGCATCGGTATAATTTTATTGAAGTCAATGCTGCCGATTCCAATCTCATCATTTTTGATGGCTTCAAACATTGCTCTGACTTTTTTCTCATCACCATACGCGGTGAGTATGTTTGTGATATGATTTGGCATGTTACATTCCTCCCATCGTCTGTTCGCAAATGTTTTGTTCGTTTTCCTGTTTCATCTCCCGCTCCGGCTTGATGAAGAAATGATCACTGTTCCAGAAGCTGACGAAAATTTCACCGTCATTCGTTTTGATGGGACGCTGCTCGAACCCCTCGCCCCATCCGTCAGATAGTTGACCAGTGATAAAATCAAGCATTTTGGCTGTTTCCGCTTCTGTCAGCTCGCCATAAACCTCTGCCGCCATTACTCCCCACAGCTTGCCGTTCCATTCCTCTACAGTCGGGTGGAGGCTGTAGATTTTTTCAGACAGCGCCTGGTCGTCGTAGAAATATACCATCAGGCCACGGTCACCTTCGCTGGGCAGCTTTTCTTTTTCAATAGCGGCAAGTATTTCATCCATGTAATACACCGCCTCCGATGTAGACAATTCTTCAGGCAGATCGTCCGCGCCGCACCCGCCGTATTCATGAGAAGGGTATGTTGTAATCGACAGGGGACTGAAAAACTTGAGGTTTTGCTTGATGTTTGACATTTGATTTCCTCCAATCATTTGTAATTTTCACCCTAAAAAAGGGCATAAAAAAAAGCAGCAGCATCTTATTTCTAAAATGCCACCGCTAATTTTGTGATAAGGAATTCTTTTATTCAGTTTTCGCTGTTTATAAAAGAAAGCATCATTAATAAAATGAAATATTACTACTTTTTATTAGTCTATCTTTGTTAGATCTTTTTCCGGGTCAAAATGCATCTCAACACAAAAACCCCTATTAAATAATTCATCCGCTGTAGTTAAGTGAGAATATCTAGTCATATCGCCAATATTGATAATAAGTGGTTCGTTTGAATCTTTGTTTGTTACGATAATCCTGTATTCCTTCTGATTCTTAAAAAAACTGTCCTTCCAAAAATACTTATCGTTTCCACCATTCGTATATGACTCTATTCTGTCTTTATAATTTATAGAAAAATCAGTATATCTTACCTTACTAGCAGCCCATTGTATATTCTCTTTCTCAAAGGTTCTTCTAACATTTTCAATAAAGTCGCCACAAGAATATATAAGAACATGCTCTCCAAAATTATTTTTAAATTCTTTCTTTTGCTCATCGCTAAAAGATGTCTTTGTTTTGATATAATTACTACCTTCCTCTATTATTTCTAAGTTATAAAAATCAAGGTAACACATACAGAATGCATGTTTTTCACAATCTTCCTCAAACCTAATTTGGCTTCTTCCAGCAAAGCCTTTAAGAAAAAGATTTCCTGTTTCATAATCGTATAAACTTATATCTAACTGATTTAGAACTAACGCACCTTCGTCTTTATCACCCATACCTCTTTTCTTGGTTTCTTCCTCTAGTTTTTTAAAGTAACCAATGGTATTCATATATAAATTACCTTTTCTTAGGGACTCTAAAGTCCATTTTTCTTTAGAAAATTTCATAAAAAAGATTGGTCGTTCTTTAAGTTCCGGTGCTATTTCGTACATATGATTCTCCCTTCATTTTTAGATCCATTAATATTATAAAGGTTTTTTAAAATACCTACATGATTTCAATGTTAACGCGCTAATTCTTATCAGCGTTTTATCATCCTATTTTCCTTTCAAAACCCACTCATCTTAAACGCCGGAAACCCTTATCCCATGCGGCTTTCGGCACGTTTTATCTGAACTATGCACTCAACGTGATGCGTCTGCGGAAACATGTCCACGGTCTGGATTTCCCGGACACCGTAACCGCGGTGGCGAAGGAAATGCAAATCCCGCGCCATACTTGCCGGGTCGCAGGATACGTAAACAATCCGCTCCGGCCCGATGTCACAGATAGCCTGCAAAGCCCTCTTATCCACGCCCTTCCGCGGCGGGTCCACCACCACCACATCAGCTTTCACCCCTTGCGCCGCCAGTTTGGGGAGCCTGTCCTCCGCCCGGCCCACAATGAACTCCGCGTTACCAATCCCGTTAATCCTGGCGTTGGCCGCCGCATCGGCCACTGCCGCTTCATGCACCTCCAGGCCGATCACCTTTTCCGTAAACTGAGCCAGATACAGGGCTATGGTCCCGATTCCGCAGTAAAGGTCCAACACCGTTTCTTTCCCTGTTCCCACGGCATACTGCCGCACTTTTTGGTAAAGGATTTCCGTCTGCACAGGGTTCACCTGAAAAAAGGACGTAGGCGAAATAACAAAGGTCAGCCCGCAAAGCTTGTCCTCAATAGTCTCCCGCCCGGCCAAAACAACATTGCAGTTCCCGAAAATATTGCGTCCCGGCCCGTCATTGATATTCCTCACCACGGAAACGACCGACGGGTTCCTGTGCAGGTCTCTGGCCATGGCATGTAAATTTATACATTTTTCAGAAGTGGTTACCAAGACAATCATCACTTTATTATGGGCCCAACTGCGGCGGATCACCACATGCCGCAATATTCCCCGGTGCGTTTTCCAGTCGTAGGCCGGCACTTTATATTTGTTCAGCAGCATTTCCACCACCGCCGCAAACTCGCTGATTTGTCTGTGCAGCAACATACAATCGTAAGCCGCCACTACCTGGTGGGTTTCTTCCGCAAAAAAACCCAGCCTGATACGTCCATTGTCATCGGCCACCTGGAACGCGGCTTTATTTCTATAGCGCCAAGGCATCTCCATGCCAATGGGAAAATGCACCGGAACATCCCCCAGCTTACCTATCCGTTGCACAGCATCGGCTACCACCTTTTGTTTAAAGGCCAACTGGGCGCTGTAGGAAATATGCTGCAGGTGAGACCCCCCGCATTTGAAAAAATCGGGACAGGCCGGCTCCTGGCGTATTTCCGCACGATCCAAAACCTTGTCCAGTTTGGCTATGGCAAACCCTTTCCTGATTTGTTCTACCCGGCACAGAACCCTTTCCCCGGGAACGGCATAAGGCACAAACACTGTAAAACCGGCATACCGCCCGATTCCTTCCCCGGCATGGCTAAAACCCGTAATTTCCAGTTCCAGAACCTGGCCTTCCTGCACAGGAGCTGCGCGTTTCATTCTCAAAAAGTCACCTCTCTTGTCGTGTACAGTCATGAACCCGCCTGATTCCTTTTGTTTTCAAACTCGTATAAAAATATAAAGACTGCCTTTTCTTAAGTGGTTTCTGAATTAGCGGTCAACCTAAAGGGGATAATACCACCTGTAGGAGGTAAATATGCAAACCCTTGCGGATTTCATTCAGGAAATTCGGCAGCACCTTGCGACTGGGAAACTCAAGGCGCAAAACAACAATTATCTGGATTTAGCTACCATTAGCATTACCGACCGGCTCCCGGAAATCCAACTGTCAGGATACCCCGCCGGCAACCCATTTTTACCGGTTTTTGAAATAATCCTGGAGCAAATCAGAGAAGGTCGGCTTGACCGCATCCAGGTCGGTTTAAATGAGCTTTTGAAAAGTTGCCTGGCAAACCTGGATAATGATGGGCTCACCTGCCGGGAAGCTATGTACAGGGTCCGACTCATTTTTGAACGGTGCCTGCAGCCCGATTTTCCATATATACAGCATATCTGGGAATACATTAACATTATCTTGCAAAACTTCTGCCTGTATTTGCTGCGTCGACAAAAATACAATGACGCCCGGACAGCCCTGGACACACTGGCTCAACTGGGGCGAATGGCAGTCCAAAAAGCGCTTCCCACAGCAACAACTCAGTCAGCATTGCGTTTGATAGAAATTCAGGCGCGGGA
This region of Thermincola ferriacetica genomic DNA includes:
- a CDS encoding DNA-binding protein, coding for MEYITAKEAAEKWGISQRRVQLLCEQGRVEGAVRLGWAWAIPKDADKPADARIKAKGKL
- the rlmD gene encoding 23S rRNA (uracil(1939)-C(5))-methyltransferase RlmD, which produces MKRAAPVQEGQVLELEITGFSHAGEGIGRYAGFTVFVPYAVPGERVLCRVEQIRKGFAIAKLDKVLDRAEIRQEPACPDFFKCGGSHLQHISYSAQLAFKQKVVADAVQRIGKLGDVPVHFPIGMEMPWRYRNKAAFQVADDNGRIRLGFFAEETHQVVAAYDCMLLHRQISEFAAVVEMLLNKYKVPAYDWKTHRGILRHVVIRRSWAHNKVMIVLVTTSEKCINLHAMARDLHRNPSVVSVVRNINDGPGRNIFGNCNVVLAGRETIEDKLCGLTFVISPTSFFQVNPVQTEILYQKVRQYAVGTGKETVLDLYCGIGTIALYLAQFTEKVIGLEVHEAAVADAAANARINGIGNAEFIVGRAEDRLPKLAAQGVKADVVVVDPPRKGVDKRALQAICDIGPERIVYVSCDPASMARDLHFLRHRGYGVREIQTVDMFPQTHHVECIVQIKRAESRMG